In Sphaeramia orbicularis chromosome 10, fSphaOr1.1, whole genome shotgun sequence, the following proteins share a genomic window:
- the LOC115427658 gene encoding protocadherin alpha-8-like produces the protein MGFQGLCRSSDYCLYAFSVSILLFFGNQAVAELRYSIPEEVKEGTLIGNVAKDLGLDKTSLADRRFRVVSGSKETFFDVNPESGALHISKKIDREELCHGSGACLMELKILVENPLEIHYVVVEIADVNDHFPVFSEKEQIFEIAENISPGSRFELHVARDPDAGINSIRTYSLSTNDHFEIETTQSDDEKIPFLVLKKSLDREQRSTHSLLVTALDGGKPPKSGTLNVSIVVLDINDNRPTFGHDPYQIEIYENVSVGATVIRVNAVDPDEGNNGEIEYSLGKTLARKIYDLFELDSLSGIITVKGALDFEESEIYKLDVHASDKGTPPLIGRSKVIVKIKDVNDNVPEIEVTSLSNSVLENSKPGTVISLISVTDKDSGVNGKIISSIISNVPFELKPSYKQNTYSVVTKGLLDREEVSQYDITIKATDCGDPPLSTLKTLSVQILDVNDNSPHFQQNPLQFYIIENNVIGSSIFSVTAKDNDKNENAELSYSIARAGSEKDVTSFLNVNAQNGHITALKSFDFETLKTFQFQVVATDSGTPSLSNNVTVNVFILDQNDNAPVILYPLSSNGSAEGVEEIPRNVHAGHLVTKVRAYDADIGYNGWLLFSLQEVTDHSLFGLDRYTGQIRTLRSFTETDEAEHKLVILVKDNGNVSLSATATVVVKVVEPKEAFAASDVKSASKDDDSNVTFYLMITLGSVSALFIISIVVLIAMQCSKTPDYTSKYLEDKNYDGTLCHSIQYRSGDKRYMLVGPRMSIGSTIVPGSHANTLVLPDRRRRSEEVRHIFQIL, from the coding sequence ATGGGGTTCCAAGGACTTTGTCGATCAAGTGACTACTGTTTATATGCGTTTAGTGTGTCGATATTGCTGTTTTTTGGAAATCAGGCTGTCGCTGAGCTAAGGTACTCTATCCCTGAAGAGGTGAAAGAAGGAACTCTTATTGGAAATGTGGCCAAGGATCTCGGTTTGGATAAAACCTCTTTGGCTGATCGACGGTTCCGTGTTGTGTCTGGATCCAAGGAAACATTTTTCGATGTAAACCCAGAGAGCGGTGCCCTGCATATCAGTAAAAAAATCGACAGAGAGGAGCTGTGTCATGGTAGTGGTGCATGCTTAATGGAACTGAAAATCCTCGTTGAAAACCCTTTGGAAATACATTATGTAGTTGTAGAAATTGCTGATGTAAATGATCACTTCCCTGTATTTTCTGAAAAGGAACAGATATTTGAAATAGCAGAAAATATTTCTCCGGGAAGTCGATTTGAGTTGCATGTAGCCCGTGATCCCGACGCGGGAATAAACTCTATACGTACGTATTCATTATCAACAAATGATCACTTTGAAATAGAAACAACTCAAAGCGATGATGAGAAAATTCCATTCTTGGTGCTGAAGAAATCGTTAGACAGAGAACAAAGGAGTACACACTCGTTACTGGTTACAGCACTGGATGGAGGTAAACCTCCAAAATCAGGGACATTAAATGTGTCTATTGTTGTGTTGGATATAAATGATAATCGCCCGACATTTGGTCATGATCCTTAccaaatagaaatatatgaaaacGTCTCCGTTGGTGCTACTGTTATACGCGTAAACGCAGTAGATCCAGATGAAGGTAATAATGGAGAAATAGAGTACAGTCTTGGAAAAACATTGGCCAGAAAAATCTATGACTTATTTGAACTGGATAGTTTAAGTGGAATAATTACAGTAAAAGGAGCCTTGGATTTTGAAGAATCTGAGATTTATAAACTCGATGTTCACGCATCAGATAAAGGAACGCCCCCATTAATAGGAAGGTCTAAAGTTATTGTAAAGATAAAAGACGTAAATGATAATGTTCCTGAAATAGAAGTAACATCTCTGTCAAATTCAGTGTTGGAGAATTCAAAGCCTGGCACTGTTATATCTTTGATAAGTGTGACAGATAAAGACTCCGGTGTAAATGGAAAGATTATTTCAAGCATAATCTCTAATGTACCTTTCGAGTTAAAGCCCTCCTATAAACAAAACACATATTCAGTCGTCACCAAAGGGTTACTGGACCGAGAGGAGGTGTCACAGTATGACATAACAATAAAAGCCACCGATTGTGGTGACCCTCCGTTATCAACTCTGAAAACTCTAAGTGTTCAGATACTGGATGTAAATGACAACAGTCCACACTTTCAACAAAATCCTCTACAGTTTTATATTATAGAGAACAACGTTATTGGATCATCTATTTTCTCCGTAACCGCAAAAGACAATGACAAGAATGAAAACGCAGAATTATCCTATAGTATTGCCAGAGCAGGGAGTGAAAAAGACGTAACATCTTTCTTAAACGTGAACGCCCAAAATGGACACATTACAGCACTAAAAAGTTTCGACTTTGAAACTCTGAAAACGTTCCAGTTCCAAGTTGTCGCCACAGATTCTGGAACTCCGTCACTGAGCAACAACGTGACAGTCAACGTGTTCATTCTGGATCAGAACGACAACGCTCCAGTCATTCTGTATCCACTCAGCTCCAACGGTTCTGCTGAAGGTGTGGAGGAGATTCCACGGAATGTCCACGCAGGACACTTGGTGACTAAAGTCAGAGCCTATGATGCTGATATAGGATATAACGGCTGGTTACTGTTTTCACTACAGGaagttactgaccacagtctgtttGGTTTGGACCGCTACACAGGACAGATCAGAACACTTCGCTCATTCACAGAAACAGACGAGGCTGAGCACAAACTGGTCATACTGGTCAAAGACAATGGGAACGTTTCACTGTCGGCAACAGCTACTGTGGTTGTCAAAGTCGTGGAGCCAAAGGAGGCTTTTGCAGCTTCTGATGTGAAAAGTGCATCAAAGGATGATGACAGTAATGTGACTTTTTATCTGATGATAACTTTGGGCTCAGTTTCAGCACTTTTTATCATCAGCATCGTCGTTCTAATTGCAATGCAGTGCTCCAAAACTCCAGACTATACATCTAAATATTTAGAGGATAAGAACTACGACGGAACACTTTGTCACAGTATACAGTACAGATCTGGAGACAAACGGTACATGTTGGTTGGACCCAGAATGAGTATTGGATCTACTATAGTCCCTGGAAGCCATGCAAATACACTAGTACTGCCTGATAGAAGGAGAAGATCTGAGGAG